The window GCAAAATTGCCTTGCGCCAAACCTCAGAATGGGCAAATTCCGGATTGTCGGCTGCATAGAGTAACAATCCTTGCAATAACCGTTCTCTCTTATCGACCAAGTGTACAATTTCTTCAGTGTTAATGTCTTGTACTGAAAGACTCTGCTTTAATTGGTGATCTAGATCACATAAAGCTTGCAGTTCGTCATCCATGTTACTGACCTAACATGCTCATCATGCTCGATAGCTGGGACTGCATGTTACTGGTTGCATCCTGCATGGCAGAGAAGCGCGCATGAGTGCGCTGCTGTAAATTATCCATGCGGCGATCTAATGCCGCCTGGTCATCCGTCAGGCGTCTGTCCTGCTCACCGAGGCTACGTTCACGAGTGCGAATCGAACCGGTCACACCGGTCATACTCTGAATCGCATCTTCTACTTTGCGTGCGAAGCCCTGGTTGCCGCCAAAAAACTCGCCCAGACGAGTGAAGTTATTGTTCAGCTGGCGATCGAGCATGTCATGATTGATCTCCAGTGTTCCCTGCCGTGTCGTCGTGATACCAAACTCAGTCAGACTGCGGATATCTTGCGGGGCCCCTTCTACCGGCGATGAAAACACCGAACGTAAGCGCGAATGCGCGCTGCGCACCACACTGTCACCGGCCAGAGGGCCAGCCTGCCCAGTAGTGGGGTCAACACTGCTCAGATCCTGGCTGACGGCAAAAAACTGGTTATACGCTGCGACAAATTGTTCAATATCCTGACGCACACTGTCGCGGTCATATTCAATATCGATTTCAGCAGGCCTATCACCCGGATTGGTTTTACCACTCAGAGTCAAATCAACTCCGTCAATGGCATTTTCAATCACGTTGTTTTCACTCGACAACTTAGCGACACCGTCCAGCATCACCATGGAATCCTGCCCGGCCTGAACCTGAATCATTCCGGAATAACCATCAAATGAATCTTGTGCCGCTTTCAGTTTCCTGCTGCGCCTGTTCAAGTTGCTCGAGACGTTCGCGCTCTGCTTCGGGCAGTTTAGCGCGTTCAGCTTGCTTAGCTTCTTCCGGCGTCATATTGCCGCTTTGCACGGCGGCGTCAATGGCAGCCTGTTCACGGGCCAATTGGGCATCGAGACGAGCCTGAGCCTCTTGCGGCGTAACATAGGAATCAGTGAGCGTACCGGAGGCAGTATTGCTCCAGCCCGGCACTTGCGACGATTTTTCCTGCGCCGCATTGTCTAACTCAGCTTCCGGCTCTGAGTAGGAATCGAGTAAGGTGCCCGAAGCCGTTTCAGTCCAGCCCGGGATTCGGTCTTGTGGTCTCAGATAACGGTTTGCATCCGTGCCTGCTTGCGCCGCGGCACGTACTGCATCATCGGAAAGATCGGCCGAATCAGAACTTTGATCGGTGCTTTGTGCAGCAGAATTAACGTGATCAGACATGGCCTGATCGACATTTCGTGCCGCCTCGCCAATCCGGTCGGCAACTTTAGCGGCAACTTCTTGCTGCTCGGGTGTCAACGGGGCAATCAACTGCTGTGCTTTAGCACGTGCTGATTCCAGATCTTTAACCCGATCTTCTAACGTTTTGTATTCCAGGCGATGCAATGCATCCCCGGCTGGGGCATCGGCACGAATACTAATGCGGTGATTCGCACCGGATAAATTTGAAGCGACGATCAAACGCGGCCCGTCAACATCATTGATGACCGAAGCTCGAACCCCCGGGTTACGGTCTTCGTCGTTAATGCCGCGAAACTACATCAATCAAGCGGGATCGCCCGCGCACATCGACACTGAACGATTGATCACCAAGAGAAATCTGCAGCTTGCCCGGGCCAAATCTGGCATCTTCCGGTAATACCGCTGATGCCAGTTTATGACTTTGGGCAAGCTGCAGCACATCGACTGCGTATCTGCCTGCGATTGCGTCTGTGGATGCTGTCGCAGATACCACTTTTTCGTCAGTTGTATCGACTTTACGTACGGCAAAAGCCTCCTGCTGACGAAAATTCGTCATCAGGTTACGCATGGTATCCAGCGACTCTCTGAGTCTGCCATAGGCACTGATACTGGTATCAATTTCACTGCGCTTGTTGTCAATGCTTTGCTGCTTGGGGGCACGCTCTGCATTCACAATTCCGCTGACCACTGAATTAATATCAAAGCCAGTGTTCATTCCCATTGGGCCTAAACTCATTATTTCACCTCAAAAAAACGATTACACCTTGGTCAGTAACAGACCCGATGTCGGGCTCTGTCCCTGCGCCAGGCGTCGTAAAACCTCAAGCATTTCTTCATCTGGAATCTGACGTATTATGTCGCCGGTTGAGGCCTCATAAATCGTCACAACATCCCGACCTGATTCTTCATCCACCCTGAATGCCAGTCCCTTATTGAACGAATCAACAAAATCATTCATCTGTTCAACCATCTTAGCACGTTGCTCCTCGCTGACCCGCTGTTGTTCACGGGACTGCTCAACGGCGCTTGCCAATGCCTGGTCCTGGCCTCGTTGTGTCTGCTGTGCCATACGTACAGTATTATCGGCACGCTGAACCATACGGTAGTCATCTTTCGAATCAGAAACGCCTTTCACGCTATCATTTTCTGAAGCAAATTTAATGCCACTCTGCGAGCCGTAAGGCTGGACGTTCGATGTATAGGATGGTCCGTCCATAACAATCTCCCTCCACCTTATCAGCCGTCGTTAAGATAACGACGGCCTAAAGCTCCCAACCACCAGGATTAACCCAGCAGGCTAAGAGCTGCAGATGGTGCCTGTCTCGCCTGCGCCAGTACCGAAGTACTCGCTTGTTGCAGGATCTGTGACTTGGTCATCGCCGTCGTTTCACGAGCATAGTCAGTGTCTTTGATACGGCTACGAGACGCGTTCACGTTCTCGTTGATGTTATCAAGGTTGCTGATTGCATGGTTGAAACGGTTTTGGAATGCACCCAGAGATGCACGTTGACTGTCTACCGATTTCAATGCGCCATCCAGTAGCGCAACCGCTTCTTGCGAGCCCGCAACACTGGTCACATCGATATCTTTTACTGTCACATCCTGAGCGGCTGCAAAGCCAATCTCGGAGCCAAGATCACCGCCGATGGTGACATCACCGCTTACTTTCTGAGTCGCAGCAAACAGTTGCAGTTTACCATCTTCGCCGACAGACGCTTTTACATCATCATTCTGACCGTTAATGTAAGTCGCTACTTCTTCTAAATCATCGCCCTGTTTGGCGTTGATGGTCACATTGCGCGATTCACCCTGACGATCGGTATAGCTCAGAGTCAGTTCAGTGGCATCGCCAACCGTCCAGTCCGCTGCTTTACCTTCTGCCGCGCGGTAAGATTTACCGCCCATTGCCATGGTGTCAGAACGCATGTTACCCATGCTCAGATTAACCGCTTCACCGGAATCTGCGCCAATCTGGAATGATTTATTACCAAAAGTACCGTTCAGTAGTTTGTTACCACCAAATGAGGTGGTTTCCGCAATACGGTTCAGCTCATCATTCAGCGCCGACACTTCTTCTTGAATTGCCTGACGCTCAGAAACCTGAGTTAGAGCCGTTTGAGGATTGCAATGCCAGGTCACGCATACGTTGCAGAATGTTGGTGCTCTCGTTCATCGCACCTTCAGCGGTTTGCGCGATTGAGATACCATCATTTGCGTTACGTACAGCCATATCCAAACCACGACTTTGTGAAGTCAGTCGGTTTGAGATCTGCAGCCCCGCCGCGTCGTCTTTAGCACTGTTGATACGGTAGCCGGAAGACAGACGTTCCATCGACTTCTGGGCACCGTCAGCTGCACCGTTCAGATAACGCTGGGCGGTCATCGCCGAGACGTTGGTACTTACATTAATTGCCATATTGTGATCTCCTAAGGCGGAATAGTTGGCGCGTTTTCGAGTCTCTCACCTCTCGTCCACGCACCTCATTTCTCTCGTATCCTTTAACGGCGACCACTGAACATCCTTTAGGCCAAACTGCGACCTTTTTTCCAACAAATGTCCATTTATGAATAAAATGTGACCAAGCACACAAATTTCAGGCATAAAAAATCCAGCCGGAGCTGGATTTTTTGTTCCTGGAGGCGATTAGCCCAGCAGACTTAGTGCCGCTTGCGGAGTCTGTTTGGCTTGAGCCAGAATTGAGCTTGAAGCCTGAGACAGAATCTGTGCCTTGGTCATTGCAGTCGATTCTTTCGCGAAATCGGTGTCTTTGATACGGCTCTTAGACGCATTCACGTTTTCGTTAATGTTGTCCAGGTTGTTGATAGCGTGACCGAAACGGTTCTGGAATGCACCCAGCTCTGCGCGGTGGCTGTCAACATATTTCAGTGCAGCATCAACGATGGCAACCGATTCCTGAGCTCCACCTACGCTGGTTACGTCGATGTTGTCAACTGTCACTTGCTGACCGTCACCCATGCCCAGTTCACCAGCCAGACCGCCGCCAAAAGAAACAGGGCCAGACACTTTGTTGTTGTCAGTGAACACTTGCAGCTGACCATCTTCGTTGACTGACGCTTTGACCATGTCAGTCTGACCATTGATGTAGGTCGCCAGCTCTTCGATGTCATCACCCGCTTTCGCGCTGATGTTGATGGTCTGTTCTGTACCTTGCGCATCGTTCAGCGTGATGCTCAGATCGTTTGAACCATCAGCCACTGTCCAGTCCTGGTCTTTAGCATTTGCTGCCTGGTAGCTGGTACCACCCATCATACGGTTATCACTGCGCATATCTTTCAGGGTCAGCATCACGGCTTCACCGTTATCCGCACCAATCTGGAATGCTTTGGTTTCGAATGTGCCGTTCAGCAGTTTGTTACCACCGAAAGACGTGGTTTCTGCGATACGGTTCAGTTCGTCATTCAGTGCTGTTACTTCTTCCTGAATCGCGACACGGTCTGATTTAGAGTTCGAGCCGTTAGCTGATTGCAGAGACAGGTCACGCATACGTTGCAGGATATTGGTGGTTTCGTTCATCGCACCTTCTGCAGTCTGCGCCATCGAAATACCATCGTTGGCGTTACGTACCGCGACATCCAGACCGCGGCTTTGTACATTCAGACGGTTTGAAATTTGCAGACCAGCAGCATCATCTTTAGCGCTGTTGATGCGTGAACCAGAAGACAGACGCTCCATAGAGGTTTGCTGAGCACTGGTTGCACTGTTCAGGTAACGTTGCGCGGTCATCGCTGATACGTTGGTATTTACATTTACTGCCATAGTGGTATCTCCAATTGATTTTCCGATATTTCCGGTTTCCGACGTCTCGGAAAACCAAGTAGTTCTCTCAAAGTTACTTTCTTTAACGGCGTGGGGCTGAAAAGCTTTAGGTCGATTTTAAGATTTTTTTGAAAAAAGTTGCTTTAGCGGATTAAAAGTGACGAAACTACAAAAAGAGCTAAAAAATTCCGTTTTTCACTAAAGCTTTTCAAGCGCTTGTCGATACCGCTTGGTTCTGCTTACCAATAAGACTTATTCGCTGTAACAAGACCTGTTCGTTATCACAAAATCTATCAGTGAGCAGAAGCGATGATGAGCATCAGGTCAGAACAAACCTTTTCCTGACCTTTTCCTAAATAACAGTGAACGGAATGCTAGTTACCCAGCAGGGTCAGGGCGATATTGGGCTGATTGCGTGCCTGAGCCAGAATCGTAGTACTGACCTGCTGCAGGATCTGCTGCTTAACCATTTGAGTGGTTTCTTTGGCGTAGTCGGTATCTTTAATCCGACTGTTGGATGATGCAAGATTCTCATGCACATTATCCAGATTGTTAATGGCATGACCAAAACGGTTTTGCATCGCCCCCAATTCCGAGCGATGGCTGTCGACATACTGCATAGCGGTATCCAGTACTGACACAGCACGCTGCGCACCGCCAACCGAAGTAATATCGAGATTATCAACCGCTTCATAACCTTGCAGGTTCATCTGCAGCTCATCGGCCAGACTGCCGCTGAAAGATAAAGTGCCCGCCGTTTCTTTACCGGCCATGAAAATCTGTAACTGTCCTTTATCATTAACCGATGCTGAGACCTTATCGGTCTGACCATTAATGTAGGTAGCCAGCTGTTCAATGTCATCGCCATTACGGGCCTGGATGGTGATCTGCTCTTGCTGACCACGCGCATTAAGGTAAGAGATGTTCAGCTCATTTCGGCCATTACCGGTCCGCCAGTCTTTATCTGCCATTCCGGCGGCAACATAACTGAAACCACCCATATTGATATCATCAGAGCGCATGCTTTTCAGTGATAGCTGCACAGCCTCGCCGGATGAGGCACCAATCTGGAAAGACGCCTGACCGAAAGAACCATTGAGCAATTTTTGCCCACCAAAAGAGGTAGTTTCAGCGATTCGGTTCAGTTCATCATTCAAAGCGCCCATTTCTTCCTGTAAAGCGACGCTATCCTGCTTACTGTTTGACCCGTTCGCCGATTGCAAAGACAAATCCCGCATTCGCTGGAGAAGATTGGTGGTTTCCTGCATCGCGCCTTCAGCAGTTTGCATGATTGAAATGCCGTCATTGGCATTACGTACCGCTACATCCAGCCCACTCATCTGCGCTTTGAGTCGATTAGAGATCTGCAAACCTGCCGCATCATCTTTAGCGCTGTTGATTCTGTTTCCAGAAGACAACCGCTCCATTGACTGATTGAGCATATCGGTCGCGCTGGTCAAATGCCGCTGGGCTATAAGCGCTGAGATATTGGTGTTGACCGTAATCGCCATGCAGTGAAGGCACCCTGTGCTGAGTATCGTGTATGCAAGCTGTATCGGCAGACCGGCACTAAACTTTAGTACCGGATAGAATTTACCTGAAGTGCCCGTCGGCCGGCATCATATATCAGCCTCCGAGTAAACTGACAGCCAGGCCAGATTGACTTTTCGCTTGTGCCAGTACTGATGTTCCGGCCTGCTGCAACATTTGCTGCTTGACCATTTTGGCAGCTTCTTTAGCATAATCGGTATCTTTAATTCTTCGGTTAGAATCGGATATATTTTTATTAACATTGTTCAGATTACTGATGGTGTGTCCTAACCGATTTTGCCAGGCTCCCAGCTCGGCACGATGGTTATCTACATACTCAAGAGCGGTATCCAGTACCGCAACAGAGCGCTGTGCTCCCCCCACCGATGTGATATCAAGATCATTGACTGATTCGTATCCGCTGAAGCTCATTTGCAGTGCGTCGGCCAGGCCACCACTGAAAGACAGAGTGCCCGAAGTCTCTTTACCGGCCATGTAGATCTGCAACTGACCTTTTTCATTCACCGAAGCCGATACTTTATCCGTTTGGCCATTAATGTAAGTCGCTACTTGCTCAATATCATCGTCCGGTTTGGCCTCAATATCGATGCTTTCCTGCCTTCCGTCTTTATTAAGGAACGAAATGCTGAATTGATTACGGCCAGGTTTCTACTCGCCAATGACTGTCTGCCATCTCCTGAGATTTGTAACTTAATCCCCCCATTGCCATGGTGTCTGAGCGCATACTTTTCAGTCCGATCTGCATCGCCTGTCCGGATTCCGTATCCAGTTGAAAGGACGTTTTACCAAAGGTTCCGTTGATCAGCTTTTTTCCGGCAAATGAGGTAGTTTCGGCAACCCGATTTAACTCATCGTTTAACGCACCCATCTCTTCCTGTAAGGCCTGACGATCCCCCTGACTGTTTACCCCATTCGCAGCCTGTAAGGATAAATCACGCATTCTTTGCAGAATACTCGTCGTTTCCTGCATCGCTCCTTCAGCCGTCTGCATAACAGAAATACCATGATTGGCATTATCTGTAGACACTTCCAACCCTGTCATTTGAGATTCCAGGCGATTGGAAATTTGCAGACCTGCGGCGTCATCACCGGCGCTGTTAATCCGGTTACCGGACGACATTTTTTCAACGGACAGGTTCAGCAACTTAGTCGACTCGTTCAAATGCCGCTGAGCAGCCAGAGTCGAAAAACTACTATTAATTGTTATGGTCATTCGATGCTTCACCTCACCACACATTGCATGAATAGTGTGATATCGACCCAAAAAATTAAACTTGAGGTGAAATAAACAAAAAACTCAACAAAAACAGAAACAAATCAAGCTGATTACCTAAAACAGGTCATCATTTATACAGGAGCGATGCACGGAGAACAGAAAGTGGCAGTTCGCGACCACCACTATCTGTAAAAATGAAGGGAGATATTTAGGACGTTGCAGTTAAACCTTTAGCGTCAGTTGCTGCAACATGACTTCAGACGGCGCAAAGAAATAGGCACCCGTGACTGCCTGAGTAAAGCGTAACAGCTGATCGGTTTTGCCGTCGGTTACACCATACATGCTGTCGAGCATAGTCTTAATATTGTGCAGTGTGTTGCAGTAAGCAATAAACAGCAGACCATGCTCACTGCTGGCGCTGCCATAAGGCAGGCTGTGGCGCACAATTTTCAGCCCTTTCCCCTGCTCTTTAATATCAACCCGGCCGACATGGGAAGCGGCAGGCACATTATCCAGCTCGACCGAATCAACTTTGGTACGACCGATGACCTTTTCCTGCGCGGACACATTAAGGCGATTCCAGGCTGGCAGGTTGTGAACAAAACGCTGCACCATCACATAGCTGCCCCCGGTAAATTCACCATCCGGTATGATGGCGACTTCACGGCGCTGCTCCTGCTTCGGGTTTTCTGTGCCGTCGATAAAGCCGGTCATGTCACGGGCATCAAGGTAGCGGAACCCATAGGTTTCATCGACAACCTCAACATCCTCTGCCACTTGCTCCAAATATTTACGCATCACATAAAACAGCAGGTCGTGACGCAGGCTGTGACAGTGAATCAGCACATCTACATCGGTTGCCGGTGCCTGAGTTGCGCCTTCTCCCAGCGGAGAAAAATCAATTAATTCTTCCGGCATCGGCGTTTCCAGCTGCTGCCAGAAACGCCTTACTGAATGCGATGGACAGGCTCAATTCCGCGCCTGGCTGCGTTGCGTTCAGCTCCTCCACCAGCGCAGGTAAGGCCTGCAACTGCTCAAGAACCTGAGCGTAGTTTTGCTTAATTTTCAAAAGACTATACAGTGCGAAGGGTTTCGCTTCCGGCAAAATAGCCGACTGTGGCGTTGACATATTAAGTCCTCACTTTTGTTTTTGCTCAGTGTATCCAATCAACAGACAAGCCAACCCTGTGCTGCACGCCAATCCAGGCGCCGGTCGGCTCATCGACAAATAAATGCTGTTTTGTACGTATCCGGCGCTGTTATCGATTAGCGCCCATCGGGTCGCTAAAACAATCTTTTACTCTGCGACTACGCAGCAGATACAAAACTAACCATAACAGAATCAACAGGGTCAGTGCATTCGCCCAGTGAAAGCTGCCGTGTTGTAAATAGCTATGATAGCCGGCCTGAGCAGATTGCAGCAGCAGCGTCAGTAAGGTAATCCAGCGTCCGCTGCCGGCCAGCGTATTAATAATAGGCCGCTGCGGGTCACGCAGCCCAATCAGCCACATCAGAACCAACCCGGGCAAACCGGACAACAAACCAAGATATAAACTGGCAGTACTCGGATAGACCCAGGCCAGAATGTCAGCGCCGCTGGTACGGCTGACGCCTGCCACCACAAAGACAACCCAGGCTCGCGCCAGAAATGCCCACCCAAGCCACAACCAGATCGGCGCCTTCAGATAACCA is drawn from Vibrio sp. CDRSL-10 TSBA and contains these coding sequences:
- the flaG gene encoding flagellar protein FlaG; protein product: MDGPSYTSNVQPYGSQSGIKFASENDSVKGVSDSKDDYRMVQRADNTVRMAQQTQRGQDQALASAVEQSREQQRVSEEQRAKMVEQMNDFVDSFNKGLAFRVDEESGRDVVTIYEASTGDIIRQIPDEEMLEVLRRLAQGQSPTSGLLLTKV
- a CDS encoding flagellin; this translates as MAITVNTNISALIAQRHLTSATDMLNQSMERLSSGNRINSAKDDAAGLQISNRLKAQMSGLDVAVRNANDGISIMQTAEGAMQETTNLLQRMRDLSLQSANGSNSKQDSVALQEEMGALNDELNRIAETTSFGGQKLLNGSFGQASFQIGASSGEAVQLSLKSMRSDDINMGGFSYVAAGMADKDWRTGNGRNELNISYLNARGQQEQITIQARNGDDIEQLATYINGQTDKVSASVNDKGQLQIFMAGKETAGTLSFSGSLADELQMNLQGYEAVDNLDITSVGGAQRAVSVLDTAMQYVDSHRSELGAMQNRFGHAINNLDNVHENLASSNSRIKDTDYAKETTQMVKQQILQQVSTTILAQARNQPNIALTLLGN
- a CDS encoding flagellar protein FliT — translated: MDDELQALCDLDHQLKQSLSVQDINTEEIVHLVDKRERLLQGLLLYAADNPEFAHSEVWRKAILQTQQLVEQMQSQTTAIGRLLHKYRYGNKSVQQYKKFL
- a CDS encoding DUF2919 domain-containing protein is translated as MRYAIEQYDKHGYLKAPIWLWLGWAFLARAWVVFVVAGVSRTSGADILAWVYPSTASLYLGLLSGLPGLVLMWLIGLRDPQRPIINTLAGSGRWITLLTLLLQSAQAGYHSYLQHGSFHWANALTLLILLWLVLYLLRSRRVKDCFSDPMGANR
- a CDS encoding flagellin; amino-acid sequence: MAVNVNTNVSAMTAQRYLNSATSAQQTSMERLSSGSRINSAKDDAAGLQISNRLNVQSRGLDVAVRNANDGISMAQTAEGAMNETTNILQRMRDLSLQSANGSNSKSDRVAIQEEVTALNDELNRIAETTSFGGNKLLNGTFETKAFQIGADNGEAVMLTLKDMRSDNRMMGGTSYQAANAKDQDWTVADGSNDLSITLNDAQGTEQTINISAKAGDDIEELATYINGQTDMVKASVNEDGQLQVFTDNNKVSGPVSFGGGLAGELGMGDGQQVTVDNIDVTSVGGAQESVAIVDAALKYVDSHRAELGAFQNRFGHAINNLDNINENVNASKSRIKDTDFAKESTAMTKAQILSQASSSILAQAKQTPQAALSLLG